From one Bradyrhizobium sp. Ash2021 genomic stretch:
- a CDS encoding acyltransferase produces MKLAAAIRAEFTHAMDPPPRMQGRGTDHRAPFRQWLSQRLLETALARLLSLQYLRAFSAFGVVAFHAQGFTYGRALVIGSAGVDVFFVVSGFVMWTVTAYRPQTPADFLLNRIVRIVPMYWFVTLSFIFAAILFPTLFPRLVLSASHTLASLFFIPMRSPSNHEIWPVVVPGWTLNYETFFYAIFALALFLENTKRLLFVAAAFLALTLVGRFYTGNSPPMIFYTDPIMLEFLAGILLGRMFEQDRLPQLRWGYISLAAGLLLFLVSGRLEIESPRAAVWGIPALLLVAGAVIIEKNRNVPLAPALAVLGDASYSIYLTHTLTISAIAKFKAYFTPASFFVASLVLSGLIGVSAWRLLERPFAEFLKPRSSVQQPHLAE; encoded by the coding sequence GTGAAGCTGGCGGCCGCGATTCGGGCCGAGTTCACCCATGCGATGGACCCACCGCCGCGCATGCAAGGACGCGGCACGGACCATCGTGCGCCTTTCCGACAGTGGCTGTCGCAACGGCTACTGGAGACAGCGTTGGCAAGGCTTCTCTCCCTGCAGTATCTGAGAGCATTTTCGGCCTTCGGGGTCGTGGCATTTCACGCGCAGGGCTTCACGTACGGACGGGCGCTCGTCATCGGCAGCGCCGGCGTGGACGTCTTTTTCGTCGTCAGCGGATTCGTCATGTGGACCGTGACTGCCTACCGCCCGCAGACGCCGGCAGATTTCCTTCTGAACCGCATCGTCAGGATTGTTCCGATGTACTGGTTCGTGACGCTTTCCTTCATCTTCGCGGCGATCTTGTTTCCGACCCTGTTTCCGCGGCTGGTCCTAAGCGCCAGCCACACCCTCGCCTCGCTTTTTTTCATCCCGATGCGATCTCCGAGCAATCACGAGATCTGGCCGGTAGTGGTGCCGGGATGGACTTTGAACTACGAGACGTTCTTCTATGCCATATTTGCCCTGGCACTCTTTCTCGAGAACACAAAGCGGCTGCTGTTCGTGGCTGCGGCGTTTCTCGCCCTGACCCTGGTGGGCCGCTTTTACACCGGCAACAGCCCGCCGATGATTTTCTATACCGACCCGATTATGCTCGAGTTTCTGGCGGGGATTCTGCTCGGCAGAATGTTTGAGCAGGATCGCTTGCCGCAGCTCCGCTGGGGTTACATCTCGCTGGCGGCTGGTCTGCTGCTATTTCTCGTTTCAGGCCGGCTCGAGATCGAATCGCCCCGTGCGGCGGTCTGGGGAATACCCGCGCTCCTGCTCGTCGCCGGAGCCGTCATCATCGAAAAAAACCGGAACGTCCCGCTTGCTCCTGCACTTGCAGTGCTCGGCGATGCCTCTTATTCGATCTACTTGACGCATACGCTCACCATCTCCGCGATCGCGAAGTTCAAGGCGTATTTCACTCCTGCGTCGTTCTTCGTCGCGAGCCTGGTTCTTTCGGGCTTGATAGGCGTTTCGGCATGGCGATTGCTTGAGCGTCCGTTCGCTGAATTTCTGAAACCGCGTTCGAGCGTTCAACAGCCGCATTTGGCCGAGTGA
- a CDS encoding glycosyltransferase family 2 protein, which yields MGEEPEVTNELVLSVVIPNHNYADYVGAAVKSALDIRWPNVEVIVVDDGSTDNSLDVINAYADRINIISQPNAGQMPSCVNGFRRSTGDVVIFLDSDDALHPDIMTEIAAVWSDAASKFQFQMRVIDAKGNPTGGILPQYFSLPTPHDIRTWVTTTGVYPTPPGSGSAYPRSVVERIFGFESDFVDRAPDSYLIAAAPVFGDVITVPKPLVDYRVHGLNHGAHLHLDDSRFAREVDLTRRRHKFFTDVASSAGMRVDTGALNRNLLFLCLRAASYSLRPDIHPISGDSATQIAAATFKALAFPQGFSKAQRASLFLWMIFALFGPRGFRRSVVSWRYVPTARPQWMKRVLNLLLVVKKAPA from the coding sequence ATGGGTGAGGAACCCGAAGTGACGAATGAACTGGTTTTGTCGGTCGTAATCCCCAATCACAATTACGCCGATTATGTAGGCGCTGCGGTCAAGAGCGCACTCGACATTCGCTGGCCCAATGTCGAGGTGATCGTCGTCGATGATGGATCGACGGACAATTCGCTCGATGTCATCAATGCCTACGCCGACAGGATCAACATCATCAGCCAGCCCAATGCCGGCCAGATGCCGTCTTGCGTCAACGGCTTCCGCCGCTCCACCGGCGACGTGGTGATATTCCTCGATTCGGACGATGCCCTTCATCCGGACATAATGACTGAAATAGCGGCAGTCTGGTCCGATGCGGCGAGCAAGTTCCAGTTCCAGATGCGGGTTATCGACGCCAAGGGAAATCCGACGGGCGGCATCCTGCCGCAATATTTCTCACTTCCCACCCCTCATGACATCCGCACATGGGTCACGACGACCGGCGTCTATCCGACGCCTCCGGGGTCGGGCAGCGCGTATCCGCGCTCGGTAGTCGAGCGAATCTTCGGATTTGAATCTGATTTTGTAGACCGTGCACCCGACAGCTACCTGATCGCAGCGGCGCCCGTCTTTGGCGACGTCATCACGGTTCCAAAGCCGCTGGTGGATTATCGCGTTCACGGATTGAATCATGGCGCGCACCTGCATCTGGATGACAGCCGCTTTGCGCGGGAAGTTGACCTGACGCGCCGGCGTCACAAATTCTTCACGGATGTGGCAAGCAGCGCGGGGATGCGGGTGGATACGGGTGCGCTCAACCGGAATTTGCTGTTCCTGTGCCTGCGTGCGGCGTCATACTCCCTGCGGCCGGACATCCATCCGATCTCGGGCGACAGCGCGACGCAGATCGCGGCCGCCACTTTCAAGGCCTTGGCGTTTCCGCAAGGCTTTTCAAAGGCGCAGCGGGCGTCGCTGTTCTTGTGGATGATCTTTGCATTGTTCGGGCCGCGCGGCTTTCGCCGTTCCGTGGTGAGCTGGCGCTATGTGCCGACGGCGCGGCCGCAATGGATGAAGCGAGTGCTTAACCTGCTTCTGGTGGTGAAAAAAGCGCCGGCATAG